One window of the Saccopteryx bilineata isolate mSacBil1 chromosome 2, mSacBil1_pri_phased_curated, whole genome shotgun sequence genome contains the following:
- the NEUROD2 gene encoding neurogenic differentiation factor 2 yields the protein MLTRLFSEPGLLSDVPKFASWGDGEDDEPRSDKGDAPPPPPPPPGPGAPGPARASKPVPLRAEEVPEAALAEVKEEGDLGGEEEEEEEEEEGLDEAEGERPKKRGPKKRKMTKARLERSKLRRQKANARERNRMHDLNAALDNLRKVVPCYSKTQKLSKIETLRLAKNYIWALSEILRSGKRPDLVSYVQTLCKGLSQPTTNLVAGCLQLNSRNFLTEQGADGTGRFHGSGGPFAMHPYPYPCSRLAGAQCQAAGGLGGGAAHALRTHGYCAAYETLYAAAGGGGASPDYNSSEYEGPLSPPLCLNGNFSLKQDSSPDHEKSYHYSMHYSALPGSRPTGHGLVFGSSAVRGGVHSENLLSYDMHLHHDRGPMYEELNAFFHN from the coding sequence ATGCTGACCCGCCTGTTCAGCGAACCTGGTCTCTTGTCGGACGTGCCTAAGTTCGCCAGCTGGGGCGACGGCGAGGACGACGAGCCGAGGAGCGACAAGGGCgacgcgccgccgccgcccccgccgccgccgggGCCTGGGGCTCCCGGGCCCGCCCGGGCCAGCAAGCCCGTTCCTCTCCGTGCAGAAGAGGTGCCGGAGGCCGCGCTGGCCGAGGTCAAGGAAGAAGGCGACCTGGGgggcgaggaggaggaggaagaagaggaggaggaagggctggACGAGGCGGAGGGCGAGCGGCCCAAAAAGCGCGGGCCCAAGAAGCGCAAGATGACCAAGGCGCGCCTGGAGCGCTCCAAGCTGCGGCGGCAGAAGGCGAACGCCCGGGAGCGAAACCGGATGCACGACCTGAACGCGGCGCTGGACAACCTGCGGAAGGTGGTGCCCTGCTACTCCAAGACGCAGAAGCTGTCCAAGATCGAGACGCTGCGCCTGGCCAAGAACTACATCTGGGCGCTCTCGGAGATCCTGCGCTCGGGCAAGAGGCCCGACCTGGTGTCCTACGTGCAGACGCTGTGCAAGGGTCTGTCGCAGCCCACCACCAACCTGGTGGCCGGCTGCCTGCAGCTCAACTCGCGCAACTTCCTCACGGAGCAGGGCGCTGACGGCACGGGCCGCTTCCACGGCTCCGGAGGCCCGTTCGCCATGCACCCTTACCCGTACCCGTGCTCGCGCTTGGCGGGCGCACAGTGCCAGGCGGCGGGCGGCCTGGGCGGCGGCGCGGCGCACGCCCTGCGGACCCACGGTTACTGTGCCGCCTATGAGACGCTATATGCGGCGGCGGGCGGTGGCGGCGCGAGCCCGGACTACAACAGCTCCGAGTACGAGGGCCCGCTCAGTCCCCCGCTCTGTCTCAACGGCAACTTCTCGCTCAAGCAGGACTCGTCGCCCGACCACGAGAAAAGCTACCATTACTCTATGCACTACTCAGCGCTGCCGGGTTCGCGGCCCACCGGCCACGGGCTGGTCTTCGGCTCGTCCGCGGTGCGCGGGGGCGTCCACTCCGAGAATCTCTTGTCTTACGATATGCACCTTCACCACGACCGGGGCCCCATGTACGAGGAGCTCAACGCGTTTTTTCATAACTGA